GGTAGTAACTCCTTGCCAAAGAGCAAAAAAACTCATTaaagttagaaatctcgcaagattttaaaaataatcatcaCAAGAACACACAAAGCATGAAGATTAATTAAAGCTTACCTAGGAAAAGGGCTGTTTCTGACAGGTTTTTGTCCGTATTTTCTCCATTTATAACCATCGTCTAGGTTATTAACTAGGCTCTTCGTGATGAATGACACTCTTGGCGCTTTCATTTTCGTCTGTTCACTACTCCTCGTTGATTTAAACCTATATATAATCCCAAGTTTCTAGCTATgagcctttttttttcttttttaaggaCAAAAAAATTTGAGGAAGGGAAAACCAAAACTCACCGCTTATTTCTCTTGTGTTTCTgttcttcttcgtcatcttcATGTTCCTGGTAGTATCTATTGTTTTCCTCTCCGGTCACAGCTTCGCACAAAGCATATGAGATGGGCGACGACGGGTTAGGTGTTGCCGTTAGCTGCATCGGCGGTATATGGGACAAGGCATAACGAGAGCTGTCTTGATGATGAACGCCTAGTAACTCCATGAACCCCACCGGATACCTCTCCCACGATGAATCTGACAACGACGGGTCAACTCTCGTTTGCCCTAAGTTGGAAAATGCCATCCCAGCACCAGTtttctccatttttttcttttacacaaAAATCAACCAgtaaagaatttaaaaaaaaagacagagatCTGCTCTAGACAGAAAGTAACAAAAAAGAAGTAAAGAAAGAGAGTGAGATTTGGGGGAGAGTTGAGGTAACTAAACATGGGTTCTTGCTAAATAAATGCCATGGAACGCTGACCGGCATTTACAGGTGGGCAATGTCTTAAACGGTATTCTCACAAGAAGGTTAGGTTTTGACCGGTTCAGCCTTTAACAGGGGGTTACATCGTGTGAACGAGCTTTTACGTGCGTGAAAGACTAAAGGAATAAGTAGACTACTATAATTACGTTTTGAATACACAAAGATGATGCTACTACTACTTACTTGGATTGGATAGTTGGATCTCGCTTTTGATTTAAAACTATATCGCACTGTATTGTGTGTATTTTGCAAGATTCTTCTATACTTGTTACGTATTGTGGATACACTGAAGTACTGAACCCGTCATACTATTTATGttataacaaataattaaatttgcatttgttttgttttataccATCAAACAGCTGCACTGATTCTATatgaataaaaaacaaatccttttttttggatcaaatccTAATATAAAGATTCACAAAacagaaaagaataaaaaacaaatccTAATATAAAGattcacaaaacaaaacaaaaagtattGTTGGGGGACCCAAAGCAAATCACCGCAATATTGAATAAGATAGTAAAGGGAATGGTGATCCCgatgaaaaaaagtaaaaggtATAGTTTGATTTTCGTCCCTATTTTTGTTGCAAACttcaaaattgttttctatGTACAAATGAGTATATGGCtttgtatttcttttctttctcgaTTTCGTATATATTCTTTTCACGAAAGgtgagaaaataataaaaagttacGCATGTATGTGGACTGATTAACGCCGATTAATATGCTTGTAATGTTAGCTCTGCTTTTGCATGGTTCCATGATTCTGCTCTTCTCACATTCTTTCACATGTAAAGTACATTACGAATTCTTATTTCCGACCGCTAAATGTCTTACTCTCTTGTTCGTAGGCTCTGCCCTATAGGCTGAAGGACTTGCAATGCGAGATGCTCTGACAAAATGCAGGGAGATAGGAGTGAAGCGGGTGATTTGTGAATCGGATTCTTCTCAACTCATCACAGCCATCAATTCAGGCGCTCGGAAACCTGAAATCTATGGCATAGTTGCAGATATTTGCGAGCTGGCTAGCTCCTTTGATGTAATCAATTTCTCTTGGATTCCTAGAGAAAGAAACCTTATTGCTGATAGACTAGCAAAACAATGTTTGTTGGAAGTTGAAGCCTTTTATGGCTCTCACCTAACCCTCTTGGTTTGAATTAATATaagtgtgtttaaaaaaaaaatgtcttacTCTCTCAGATTTTAAGAGTATTGATTCGGTTacgaaaaaaaatcaacaaacaaATCAACGATGTAACATTTGAGTACTACGCGAAGGCAGTTGGTGTAACATTTTGGTAAGGTATTTTTAGTAGTGTTTGATATCTCCAAGTAAAACAACGTCAACCAAATGAGTTATCCATTTTGCATAGACTGGTGATTGTCCATGGCAAAGTCCATAGTCATGTAAAACAAACCAACTGCATAACCTTGATTTTGATTACCATCACCAGAGTTCATAACTTTGATCTTgaataaataacttaaaaaaaactgaaatagtAAAAACGAAGTAAAGACTAAATTAACAGATGCAAAAAGTGTTTCTCTAGATTTCGAAATGTGTGGACTAGAGAGGAGTTCTGAATTCGGAAAAGTTTTGAATAATTCACTCTACCGATATACAtaacaagaacaaaaaagaaagagagaagtaACCGAAGAAGATGAATGCTTCAGAAGGTCTTCTTTCTAGCAACAGCTTTTCGAGGTTCTCTCTTGGTAGATGATGCTGTGAACCCGGGAGCCGAAAACCCAACCGTAGACTGGTAGATGTCTTtcaacctttttaaaaaaaaataaaagcatgtCAATTTATTTCGCATTACTCAGTAATCATATACTAAAACCTTACAAATAAATTATAGATTACCTGGGGATGCTGATGAACAGAGCAATTGCCGCAATGCCAGTAACCAGTGGCAATATAGCTGCAGGAGTCACTTCCTGAAACCACCATACACAAATCAAAATCGCATTGAGAAAAGGAAGTTTTAAAATGTGGAAGACTGTTTGTgtgtatattatatagtttacctGACTCTGCTGATCTGCCTCGATGCTGTACCGAAGTGGACCGACATGGATTTGAGCATTTGTCTCGAAATCCACTTCGATGATCTCTGACACTACTTTATGGGAGCCTAAAGGACGGTTGGATTTAAGCTGCACAAGGTGCTTACCTCTGGACAAGCCTTTGACTTGGAAGAAGTTGGAAAGTGGTAGCGGAAATACATTCTCTATTTTAGATACATCACTGGCTGATTTGATTTCCACTAGCAGGTTAGTGTTTATTTCTTCGTGCTGTTTTCCTTCTACATGGCATGTTAATATGGTCGTTTCTGGTTGTTCAAAGACCAAAAAGTCGAGCCCGTGGATATCTTCATAACCAATCtataagaagaagatgaagaaatgtCAGGTAAAATCTCTGTTGTTGAAACTGCAGGGATGATGAGAATGAAATGTTATGGAGAATCATAAACAAACCTGAAGAGAAACAGACTCTGGAGATGCACGTTCGATATTATTCTTGCCTAAACCATTTCTTTTCGATACTTTGATTACATATGTTGCACCTGGATGTAACCCTCTCAGACGGTAATTTCCATCAATATCACTTGTGgtctcctcatagtatcctttgGAATCAGAGCGAGCTTCAATTGCAACGCCTTCTTGTGGTTGGCCAGATAGGAGAGCGACTCTACCCATTGCACTGCAAAGGAATAGACAAGATATATACattgttacagaaaaaaaaaaagatttagcgGAATGCAAGAGAATGGTTCAGCAAAATGGCGGTTTAAGACCAAGAATCTGAACATCTTGAATCAGAATGTACTGATAACAAAGATAAACGAGTTTACAATCTAATAgatgaatatttaaaatagattaaaacCTGTAGGCAACACGAGTAGCCTCAAAGACAGCTTCACTGGACTCCCCAGAACCCAGTTCTATTGCCAGTGTTGAGGGCTTGAAAGAATATTCCTGACCAAACATATGTAAATTAGATAACTCATCTCAGGAAAGAACACATCATTTATGTTTCCGCGTTCTGGCAGTCATATGATTCCAGACAGTGCTTTACTAAGACGAGGGAATTGGTTAGTTACCTTAAGAAGGGGGCGCAAGTAGAAATTTCCAGGAAACAAGCTATCAAATACAAAGAGTCCACCAGCGCCAGAAATAGAATTATTTCTGTAACCATGATCGCCACTCAATGATAACAACAATGGAGGGATTGATGTCTCGGCGTTGTCCTTTGAAGAAACACGCACAGAGATCTGGCCAAGCTTCTGGCAGGAGAAGGAATATGGTCCTAGTCTTTTAATATGGTAGCCAGGCTGCATGTATCAACCACGATCAGGAGCACATTATTTCAAAACAACTGAATGCGAGTGAAAGTGCATGAGATCTATCCTAAGCTTACAAAAGTGATGCAAAGCATAATCTCAACGTCTATTTATATGCACATGAAAATCTATCAGTAATATACACCAACCTTTGAAGCATCGGTGTCATATGGTATATCATCATACAAAGGCCCAGCAACAAAAGAGCCATCTGGCGATGTGCTTGTTTCAACAGCTACTTCACCTTTCTTAAGTGAAGAAATAAGGCTGTCTTTTGCTGCAGAGACCTTAATGTTGACACCGGGAAGAGGAGGAGAGACGGATCCTTGTATGTAAAGACCAGGTCGACCACTAAACGGGGAAACAGCAGCTTGACAACCATCATTTGACACTACCGCCTATTAGAACAAACATAAAGTAAGTTTGAGTGTGCCCGTTATAGAATCCTTTATCGCGAGCATTAATTCTAGTCTATACTTACACGAAGCTCTTTCGGATAAaacaacatcttcttctccgcGTTACCCCTGAAACAGCAAAACAGCGGTAGCTGAAGTAACTCGAAATAAATAATAGCTTCAAAGAAATTTAAGACAAATGCAAGCACCCAAACATTTGAAGTGTAGTTCACAGATCCTCAGATAACATAATTAGAATATCATACCTAGAATCCCGAGGAACAAAGCTAATCTTTTCACCAAGCTTTGCCCATGTATAGTACTCGTACACGCCACTCCCAACCGATGCATGTTTGGCAGAAATACTGTTGATAACTCTTCCTTCCTCGTCTTGCATATCAACAATGAAACTCTCTGGCAACTCAGATTCAATCTCGGTTGATCTAGACTCCACATTTATCAAACCTTTGATGAGATACTTCTCTGCTCTCAGATGAATAGGCTACAGAGAGAAATGCATATAGATGCTCAACAAAGGACGagccaaaaaatatttaaacaaaagaaacaaaattacgAACTAAAACCTGTAGATTTGAGACATCTATCTTTATTGAATTGCTCGCAAAGGATATGCAGGAGTCAGAAAGCTGAAGCTCATGCGCTCCAGGTGACTCAACGCATATTTTCTGCAAACCTTTCTGTAAATACAACAAATGAAGCAAATAATTAGTTTTGATAAAGTTTCGATACAGCAAAAGCTATGGAGAATCCACAGGGCAAAGACTACCTTGATTTTCAAATTAGTAGGTGACCCACTAGGATGAACAATTTTAGCATCCACCTCATGAGTACTGACAATATTAATCCAGTAACCTTTCTGGACAAACTCGATCCCTTTAATATCCTCAGTCCCGACATTCACATCAATGGAGCTACGGTCCCAGCACCAAGTGTCTTCCCCAGATATGGCTTCCGGTGAAATGCTTTTGACctataataaatcaaatatgACAAGAAAATATGAATGTATTTAGCTAGTAATGTGACTTTTTCTCCATCTCGTACCGAAGTATCCACGAGGAGAAAAGAAATTGAGATTAAACCACGCACTGCCCACCTCAACTCTATACTTTCCAGGCAATATGTCTGAAAAGTGAAATTGACTGCTCTCATCGGTTAAAACAACTGTCTTCTTGTCACGATCGCCAGCTGCTCCCACAAGCGCCACTGAGACAGACGGACCACATTTCTCCTTGCACGTAACAGAACCATGCACATTGACTCGGGCCTACATTAACCCCCAGAAGGAGTGAAAAAGGGCTGTTAAAATGTATATTTCCATAAAGACAATTCTAAGAGAGTGGTTTCATTCACAGAAAATTACCTGAGAAAATTCAATGTTCAACAATGGACTTTTGACGGAAACATCCATATAACCTGGCAAAAACAGAAGTTCAGGAGCACTCTTTGGTGTTGCAGCAAAAGCAGACAGCCTATATTCGCCTGGTGGAACCTGGAATATACATGATTTTTAAGAAACAGAGAATTCATCCACAAATATAAAGCAGCAAGGACCCACATAAGCCGGAAAAAAACTCTCTAAAGATTCAAGGGGGCCAACATGATAAAGTTAATTTTTGCTAGTGAATTTACTAGAGATAAATGTTTTGGGTCAACAAACCTCAAAGCAGAACTTTCCACTCTCATCTGTAAGCTTCTTTTGCGGTTTGACATTTGTGGGTCCATGAGTCAAAGCTACCTGGATTTAAAATGTTGAAAAGTTCAGCATATGAGATATAAATAACAACGGTGCTACATATGCCCAAATATGAACAAGAATTTACATTTGCCTTGTGACCAGAACCAAACATTCGCACCACACCACAGACATCATAAGACACGGCACTGATATCTGGAAGTGAAGCCATATTTGGTAAGACCTAACCAAAAAAGTTTAATAAGTTATTGAGCAATTAATTTAGCACACCACAGATGAAGAAAAATAACTGAGACTGATACCATGAACTTCTTCAGTTTGTCGAATTTGTAATGCTCCTTGGCTGCATGTATCGTATATTGATTTGATGTAACCTAAAGAGTTTAACCAACATTACATTACATCCGTGCTGTCTAAATGAGTGATCACGACAACAAGATAAAAAAGATTGAGCGAATGAGGAAAGAGAACCAGATggcaaatatttgaaatatataagaACTATAACGTTTGCTTTTTTGGTACAGAGAATTCAGCATTCTAGCCAACTCATTTACTCGAGATTATAGCAGCCTTGAAACATTCGCTAGGAGAAGTTCGCAACCAATTTATCAGGCTTACAACTGTAACAAGGTTTGAAGTATGTACactgaaatatcatttaaatatattatatacctGATCAAGCTTGTAATAACCTTCATTGTCCGTGACAGATCTTAGATTATAATCTACTATGATTTTAACGCCCTCGACTCCCTTTAAGTTACTGTCAACTACTCGGCCCCCGATGGAGAATCCTGTTACCTGAAGGAGCATCCAGTTCAATATTTAAAGGAAGAAACATGTAAGCATAGTCCAAACACATAAACAGAGAGATTTATAAAAGTTTGCAGTTATTCTGTCAAACCTGAAACTTTGTGGGAACAGTGACATGTTGATGCTCTACAGAAACAGGCATCACAGGAGGTGAAACATCAAAGACCGTGTTCTCGCCCTTATAATGCGGTATCAGTTCATATTTTCCTGAGGACAACAAAAATCCAAGTGATAAAAAAGTAGACCAATAGAAAATAAGAGCACCTTAAACTTGGATCATGCAACCAGAATTTCAAATGTCCTTAACTTGTTCAATTGTCATTTAACTTGTATTGCACAATGCAGAATTCATCAGACAAAATGATAGTGGATAATTCGACAATACCACATGGGATGGACTTGAAACTGAATATTCCGTCCGCATCAGATACAGCATGACAGAGAGGCTTCCTTTCTCCAGAAGCGTCACCAAGTCCTTGGGGACAATCTACCATGGAAACATCATCtgaatgcaaatatatatgaacTCCCAGGATTGGATTTCCctacaaaaggaaacaaaatgaATACTATCAAACGCTCATAACCGAGAATACTCTACAAGCGCTTGATGGAGAGGAACCTAACCACGAAGGCAGAGGCCGGAAGGAGGTTTCTaacatcaaaagaaaaaataaaacagagcaATAGACTGAATAGAGGGATCACCTGAGCAACAACAGATCCCTTGAGATCATAACCAAGGACAAAGAATATGTCATCCACCAAGCCATTTGCAAATCCAAGTTCGACCTACAGGCAACCAGAGATACTTCAACTATTAGCATGCagaatgaataaataaataaatctaggCCAAATGTACTAAAATAACAGATAAATAGAAAAGAATCGAGTAGGGAAGGACATGTGTATTACAATCAAATGCCAAAAGGTTCGTCAGAAGAATTTTAAATGGAAACGCTAATCAAAGAAAAggcaaaacaaaaaagatggTAACCTCTGTTGAACCGCGAACTTCAACTTGCAGTTCTGGATGGGATGCACGGATACTGTATTTTCCTGCAACCAATCAGAAGACTCGAAATATGATTATCACAAAACACCTGGAAAACATGCACTTGATCATTTGATGCTACAATATGGGAAACTTCCAATTTCAATGCAAGGCCAGAATTAAAAAAAGGTAATACAGAAAACAGGGACACCTATGATGAATGCTTAATGAGACTCCTTACCTGGAATAATATTCTTGAACAAGTAGCTCCCATCTGACGATGTGAGAACAGAAGCAATGGGATCTCCATCAGAAGACAGTAACTCAACATTGACATCAGCAGGGCCTCCATTCTTAATCATACAACTCTCCCCACCAACAGCTCCAAGGACTTTACCGGATAATGTAAAACTGCAATATATAAACGAGTACAATAAGagaatttaaaagaaataagaatGAGCTGCTAACCACAAACTCATGAACTAAAAAACGAACCCCGTGAAGCGGAAGTTAATATCCTCATTGTTGTTGCAACTAGAGTCGTCAACGACAACAGGGACCTGCCACGCCAAAATTTATATCAGATCTAGCTACAAGCTTGGTGTCTGAAAAGATGAGAACAGACAAACCTTATCTGGACTCCATGACCATCCTTCAGGTCCATTAATCTTGAGAGTGAATGAACCCTACGAAAAAGAAAGCATATAATTCACTTAAAACACTGATTCATTCAACAAATACATCATTAACCGACCCCATGCCAAAGAAAGATAAGGTGTTTGATTAATACCTTGTCATAGACAGGGATGAAATAGTAGCCATTAGGGGCACACTGTGTACTGTCCTTCACCAATCCATCTACTGTTTGAAGTTCAACCTTTTCATTTGAACgggagcaaaaaaaaagaaataaatcagcgaaagaaaattaaaaagtttGTAGTCAACAGATAGAGAATGCTTACCGTGATGTGAGAATAATCAAGTTTCCCATCTGCTCCTTTCCGAGAGCTGACCAAAGACGAACTCGCCTGCACGTTTAGTAACTCATCGGCGTTAATTAATATACATCCCACCCGAAAAAAAATCCAGATCGGATCGTACTACTCAGTACTAAAACCATTGAACTAAACTGAATCTAGATTCCAAGCAAGGATCTCACACACTCTCTAGTAATCGATCAGAAACCGTGCAGAACTAGCTATAAAACGAATCGGggaaagaaagagagataaACCTCGACAAAACCACCGCAGCCTTTTATCAAATCCGCGGAAACGCCGTAGACGGTGGAGGTCGCGATGAGGAAGACGATCAGAGGATGTAGAAGCTTCGTATTCGCcgccatttttcccgatctgaAGCTCCGGTCACCGGAGCTTAATGGTTGAAAGAGTGTTTGTAGTTCGTCAATGGAGCACGGATCCAAAAGAGTTTATAATAAGGTCCTTGGACTCTTGAGGAGTTAATGggctttttcaaaattaataggCCCATTAAAAGCAAAATAATAGGCTATTATTATTAGCCCACTAGTCCTATTATAAGATTTGCATACCTGTTTACATTTTTGCTAATAGTGAATATATATGGGTttaatttaatagaattttacTCTTcaattatctatactattatttatgaaatgattttgctgatttgtcatGTTCTCCATAGTTTTAGGTTATtatgcttatttgtcatgttttctataatttaaGTAATTTTGGTTATTTATCATATGCTTAATAATAATAGTTAATAGTTTTACTTAATAAATAGTTGTATGATGTTGctagattataatatatacatatttaaccaattgttattttttaaaacctaTTATAAAACCTATTCATCtcttattttttagattttagtttagtttatatCATATTGAGTGACTTTCTATTGCTTCGGATatcttatgtatatttttttattatgtgatTATTTGTGGTTTTGTTCGTATTGAATCTTATATCCTGTTTTTCAGTGGCTATGGAAATAAAAGAAGGATTATTCTATTGTGTAGATAAATATAATTGTATTCTCTTGTGTTTTTTTACTTGAGTTTCCTTTAGTTTGTACCATCACTATTTTGTTATATGAATTTTTGGACTTTGGGTTTCGGTTTGtccaagaacaagaagaaggagaagatctAAAATCAAGGAGCGTTGTTCTTAGTTGTTTGCTTTTGTTTTGATGTGTGTATTcttttgttgtgttttttttcttacgtTAGATCTAGGTTTTGTAAATTGGAAGTATTTCTTCTATCATAGAAGTTTTATGTTCTACGTACGTTTATTATTTTTCACcttggttttttttatttgtttattattttatgcaGTACCAAAAGTAGACTTTCACGTTGTTGACCCCCTTAGATTCTCTATCTCAATAGCTAAAAATAAAAACCTATAGTGAATTGTGTACATGTAAGTTCTTGGTCTTATGGACGTTATTTGTGTGAATCCTGAGTAAATGAAAAATGTATGAGCTCAAAATTAAAACATGGCATGAACTTTTTTACCGACTTGCTCAATTGGTTGGTTCTGGTAATGATACAAATTCACAGATTGtattagttagttaattaaacaaatatactCTAATATAAAATTGTGATATTATTAGTTTCTGATTGATATTTTTGATCTGAACTATCGCATTAAAAACTAGAGTAATTAGAGTCATTTTacatttaatgaataattatatttataatgcttaataattagataattatatttattcataatatatttatatattcatatacaataataaatcacccaaaaataaaagttaaacttgcataaataataattgagtaaatcaaaatttaattatatattatcattatctaaaaaatattaattaatctgCTATTATCCAAATTCAATAAaagatgatatatatacatacatacatacatacatacatatatatatatatatatatatctttatatatttatcaaggTAAATATAATTGTAGTTACCAACAATAATCTTATCAGTTTTTAGTATAAAAAtgtttagacaaaaaaaatattatatcatatagtttcaTTTCGAGGAAAATATGTTTCTACGAAAGATATACTTAAACGTGACAATATAAAATTTGGTGATAAGATTAACGTCGATGAAGATTTTTGGAgattttcctaaaatataattggaggtaatataattaaaaaaagtgatgattttaaaataaataatgtatgtttaaattttgttaaatggTTATGCTCGTATATGCGGGTACAACAcctagtttttattaatttaaaactgCTGTGCAGTCTGGTTTTTGATAGCCATTATCTTCAGTATTATGCTGTATTCAATAcattataacaataaaaa
The window above is part of the Brassica napus cultivar Da-Ae chromosome C8, Da-Ae, whole genome shotgun sequence genome. Proteins encoded here:
- the LOC106345277 gene encoding WRKY transcription factor 68-like, producing MEKTGAGMAFSNLGQTRVDPSLSDSSWERYPVGFMELLGVHHQDSSRYALSHIPPMQLTATPNPSSPISYALCEAVTGEENNRYYQEHEDDEEEQKHKRNKRFKSTRSSEQTKMKAPRVSFITKSLVNNLDDGYKWRKYGQKPVRNSPFPRSYYRCTISCCNVKKRVERSFTDQSCVITTYIGQHTHPRPLILSRQGSFGSDGPASESYFDVTPTLPSQLHQPFDYNNHHQHQSQGLYLFGTEYLSRQEKELNHDDEYDDHLIKTSRTQDLLDGAGLVKDNGLLQDVVPAHIINEEY
- the LOC106453967 gene encoding nodal modulator 1-like; the encoded protein is MAANTKLLHPLIVFLIATSTVYGVSADLIKGCGGFVEASSSLVSSRKGADGKLDYSHITVELQTVDGLVKDSTQCAPNGYYFIPVYDKGSFTLKINGPEGWSWSPDKVPVVVDDSSCNNNEDINFRFTGFTLSGKVLGAVGGESCMIKNGGPADVNVELLSSDGDPIASVLTSSDGSYLFKNIIPGKYSIRASHPELQVEVRGSTEVELGFANGLVDDIFFVLGYDLKGSVVAQGNPILGVHIYLHSDDVSMVDCPQGLGDASGERKPLCHAVSDADGIFSFKSIPCGKYELIPHYKGENTVFDVSPPVMPVSVEHQHVTVPTKFQVTGFSIGGRVVDSNLKGVEGVKIIVDYNLRSVTDNEGYYKLDQVTSNQYTIHAAKEHYKFDKLKKFMVLPNMASLPDISAVSYDVCGVVRMFGSGHKANVALTHGPTNVKPQKKLTDESGKFCFEVPPGEYRLSAFAATPKSAPELLFLPGYMDVSVKSPLLNIEFSQARVNVHGSVTCKEKCGPSVSVALVGAAGDRDKKTVVLTDESSQFHFSDILPGKYRVEVKSISPEAISGEDTWCWDRSSIDVNVGTEDIKGIEFVQKGYWINIVSTHEVDAKIVHPSGSPTNLKIKKGLQKICVESPGAHELQLSDSCISFASNSIKIDVSNLQPIHLRAEKYLIKGLINVESRSTEIESELPESFIVDMQDEEGRVINSISAKHASVGSGVYEYYTWAKLGEKISFVPRDSRGNAEKKMLFYPKELRAVVSNDGCQAAVSPFSGRPGLYIQGSVSPPLPGVNIKVSAAKDSLISSLKKGEVAVETSTSPDGSFVAGPLYDDIPYDTDASKPGYHIKRLGPYSFSCQKLGQISVRVSSKDNAETSIPPLLLSLSGDHGYRNNSISGAGGLFVFDSLFPGNFYLRPLLKEYSFKPSTLAIELGSGESSEAVFEATRVAYSAMGRVALLSGQPQEGVAIEARSDSKGYYEETTSDIDGNYRLRGLHPGATYVIKVSKRNGLGKNNIERASPESVSLQIGYEDIHGLDFLVFEQPETTILTCHVEGKQHEEINTNLLVEIKSASDVSKIENVFPLPLSNFFQVKGLSRGKHLVQLKSNRPLGSHKVVSEIIEVDFETNAQIHVGPLRYSIEADQQSQEVTPAAILPLVTGIAAIALFISIPRLKDIYQSTVGFSAPGFTASSTKREPRKAVARKKTF